The Lycium barbarum isolate Lr01 chromosome 12, ASM1917538v2, whole genome shotgun sequence genome includes a region encoding these proteins:
- the LOC132622222 gene encoding acyltransferase Pun1-like — protein sequence MAIAPSQLVSSITEKLIVKPSFPTPSPLKYHKLSFIDQSLSHLYIPLVFFYSKPPQDVNNISSIHDLDQVAHKLQNSLATTLSAYYPYAGSMKDSATIECNDRGIEFFNVRIKCPMSEMLNKPHDYAEANIFMKDLPWKNSFDGSLLVAQLSRFDCGGIAISVCLSHKVGDGGSVASFFYDWAKVTRNPNRIPRPHFIGDTFFPTPNGPLTAPLIDSKLEKCVHKKFHFSASKLQGLRAKIAAEAGVKNPTRGEVVSALLFKCATKAASKINNTSFRPSKLVNYVDIRPMTTPPLSRNIIGNLLNITFTSASNYEEMKLPKLVREFRKEFELAFKKDPVEHNALILKLHETMESPYAIDEFDTYFCSNMCKFSGYSIDFGWGKPERVCAPMGPFKNFFILSADQSVDGVEAMVTLEEQHMLAFEFDEELLEFASPISSF from the coding sequence ATGGCTATAGCTCCATCACAACTTGTTTCATCAATTACTGAAAAACTCATCGTCAAACCTTCCTTTCCTaccccttctccacttaaataccacaAGCTCTCATTTATCGACCAATCCTTGAGTCACTTGTACATTCCTCTAGTTTTCTTCTACTCTAAGCCACCACAAGACGTTAATAACATTTCAAGCATCCATGATCTTGATCAAGTAGCTCATAAACTACAAAATTCATTAGCAACAACTCTATCAGCTTATTATCCCTATGCTGGAAGCATGAAAGATAGTGCCACGATCGAATGTAATGACAGGGGAATTGAGTTCTTTAACGTTCGAATAAAGTGTCCCATGTCCGAAATGCTGAACAAACCTCATGACTATGCAGAAGCGAACATAtttatgaaagatttaccttGGAAGAATTCATTCGATGGAAGCCTACTCGTGGCTCAATTAAGCCGTTTTGATTGTGGAGGAATAGCAATCAGCGTGTGCCTGTCACACAAAGTTGGTGATGGAGGCTCTGTGGCAAGTTTTTTCTATGACTGGGCTAAGGTTACTCGAAATCCAAATCGAATCCCTCGTCCCCATTTCATTGGTGACACGTTTTTTCCAACCCCCAATGGACCTTTGACTGCACCATTAATTGATTCCAAGTTAGAGAAATGTGTACACAAAAAGTTCCATTTCTCTGCTTCAAAATTACAGGGCCTTAGAGCAAAAATAGCAGCAGAAGCAGGGGTCAAAAATCCGACACGTGGAGAAGTTGTGAGTGCACTTCTATTCAAATGTGCTACAAAGGCTGCATCAAAGATCAATAACACTTCATTCAGGCCATCTAAGTTGGTGAATTATGTCGATATACGCCCTATGACAACTCCCCCTTTATCGCGAAACATTATAGGAAATCTCCTCAATATTACTTTCACATCAGCGAGTAACTATGAGGAGATGAAATTACCTAAATTGGTTCGCGAATTTAGGAAGGAATTCGAGCTAGCTTTCAAGAAAGACCCTGTTGAACACAATGCATTGATCTTGAAATTACATGAAACCATGGAATCACCATACGCAATCGATGAATTTGACACTTATTTCTGCAGCAATATGTGCAAGTTTTCTGGTTATAGTATAGATTTTGGATGGGGGAAGCCAGAAAGAGTGTGTGCACCAATGGGTCCATTCAAGAATTTCTTCATATTGAGTGCTGATCAAAGTGTGGATGGTGTTGAAGCTATGGTGACTTTAGAAGAACAACACATGTTGGCATTTGAATTTGATGAAGAGCTACTGGAATTTGCTTCTCCAATTTCAAGTTTCTAA